The Saccharomonospora glauca K62 genome has a segment encoding these proteins:
- a CDS encoding DsbA family protein, whose translation MGGAERTARKRRQQQLAARSDGGKAVAAARRSGDGKRIAVIVGVVVAVIAVVVGGLLWSNASKNATEGQLIPTESAQADITERRDGAVVLLGDENAPATIDVYADFLCPVCGMFEQEYGEQIKQKVASGQLLVRQHMLPMLVKKSDPPGYSMDAANAALLAADEGKFVEFHDSLFAHQPEEGKRGYDKEQLIQLGRDLGITGEAFATGVRTGKYEDLLNQEMKRVSEDPSLQQDFGGGQIGFGTPTVVANGEIVDHSDPAWLDQVVAASTS comes from the coding sequence GTGGGCGGAGCGGAGCGGACGGCGAGGAAACGGCGTCAACAACAGTTGGCCGCCAGAAGTGACGGCGGGAAGGCCGTCGCCGCGGCCCGGCGCAGCGGTGACGGCAAGCGGATCGCCGTGATCGTCGGTGTGGTCGTGGCCGTGATCGCCGTCGTGGTCGGTGGACTGCTGTGGAGCAACGCGTCGAAGAACGCCACGGAGGGACAGCTGATCCCCACCGAGTCGGCGCAGGCGGACATCACCGAGCGCAGGGACGGCGCCGTGGTGTTGCTCGGTGACGAGAACGCTCCCGCGACGATCGACGTGTACGCCGACTTCCTCTGCCCGGTGTGCGGGATGTTCGAGCAGGAGTACGGCGAGCAGATCAAGCAGAAGGTCGCTTCGGGGCAGCTCCTCGTCCGTCAGCACATGCTGCCGATGCTGGTGAAGAAGTCGGACCCGCCCGGTTACTCCATGGACGCCGCCAACGCGGCGTTGCTCGCGGCCGACGAGGGCAAGTTCGTCGAGTTCCACGACAGCCTGTTCGCCCACCAGCCCGAGGAGGGCAAGCGCGGGTACGACAAGGAACAGCTGATCCAGCTCGGTCGTGACCTCGGCATCACCGGCGAGGCCTTTGCCACCGGGGTGCGCACCGGGAAGTACGAGGATCTGCTCAACCAGGAGATGAAGCGGGTCAGCGAGGACCCCAGCCTGCAGCAGGACTTCGGGGGCGGCCAGATCGGGTTCGGGACGCCGACCGTCGTCGCGAACGGCGAGATCGTGGACCACAGTGACCCGGCGTGGCTCGACCAGGTGGTCGCGGCCTCGACGAGTTGA
- a CDS encoding C40 family peptidase: protein MTETAEVTRAALDLPDQFARRMRTDDAAIDSAVSGQTALRTSLDEVRSTASAQRVLLAERSSGNATDNAVGTSQALEDEVQQLLDESIEIENAVVEAAEALKVGQIENDRIREEIIREISRTMKAVAAAKQTPPIPTGGQAAVRELMIRLQQRIAELTGQAADVSDRTLSTLTDIAGKLGRDSGTTTSSASTEVASSFNSQGATGGGGGGGGGGGGGYGGGGGVVTKPRLPVAIPPQPGTGVKINLPNGKTVEAPNETAAKAVRAALSQLGVPYVWGGTQRGVGLDCSGLTMTSYREAGLEIPRLAQQQTVGAEVPSQDQLLPGDLVVWSGHVAMVIGDGLMIEAGDPVSINPIRTTNAGQQFIGFYRPTG, encoded by the coding sequence ATGACGGAGACCGCGGAAGTCACGAGAGCGGCACTGGACCTGCCCGACCAGTTCGCGCGTCGCATGCGGACCGACGACGCGGCCATCGACTCCGCCGTGAGTGGGCAGACGGCGTTACGGACGTCGTTGGACGAGGTCCGTAGCACGGCCTCGGCCCAGCGCGTGTTGCTGGCGGAACGGTCGTCGGGCAACGCCACGGACAACGCCGTCGGTACCTCGCAGGCGTTGGAGGACGAGGTCCAGCAGCTGCTCGACGAGAGCATCGAGATCGAGAACGCGGTAGTCGAGGCCGCGGAGGCCCTCAAGGTGGGGCAGATCGAGAACGATCGGATCCGCGAGGAGATCATCCGCGAGATCAGCAGGACCATGAAGGCGGTCGCGGCGGCGAAGCAGACTCCGCCGATACCGACGGGCGGCCAGGCGGCCGTGCGGGAGCTGATGATCAGGCTTCAGCAGCGGATCGCCGAACTCACCGGCCAGGCGGCCGACGTCAGCGACCGCACGTTGTCCACCTTGACCGACATCGCGGGGAAGCTCGGTCGTGACAGCGGGACGACCACGAGCAGCGCGAGCACCGAGGTTGCGTCGTCGTTCAACTCGCAGGGCGCTACCGGAGGCGGTGGTGGCGGCGGAGGGGGAGGAGGCGGCGGTTACGGCGGCGGTGGCGGTGTCGTGACCAAGCCTCGTCTCCCGGTGGCGATTCCCCCGCAGCCGGGTACCGGCGTGAAGATCAACCTGCCGAACGGGAAGACGGTCGAGGCGCCGAACGAGACGGCCGCCAAGGCCGTGCGCGCGGCGCTGTCGCAGCTCGGCGTTCCCTACGTGTGGGGCGGAACGCAGCGCGGTGTGGGGTTGGACTGCAGCGGGCTCACCATGACGTCGTACCGCGAAGCGGGGCTCGAGATCCCTCGGCTCGCGCAGCAGCAGACGGTGGGGGCGGAGGTGCCGTCGCAGGACCAGCTGCTGCCCGGTGACCTCGTGGTGTGGTCGGGCCACGTCGCGATGGTGATCGGCGACGGCCTCATGATCGAGGCCGGTGACCCGGTGAGCATCAACCCCATCCGCACCACCAACGCGGGGCAGCAGTTCATCGGCTTCTACCGGCCCACCGGATAG
- a CDS encoding YbaB/EbfC family nucleoid-associated protein, protein MEFDAEREADRIDEQVRQTSQRAADQFARVGSVTASAESGDGAIRVEVAPGGLLTNVRLTHAALRSGTDALAQQILALAHTATRRAGDRMYRVLSPVLGPDGDATLASLGYEPLPEDEEEDDYSVWDGRGRTR, encoded by the coding sequence ATGGAGTTCGACGCGGAACGGGAAGCGGATCGGATCGACGAGCAGGTGCGGCAGACCTCACAACGGGCCGCCGATCAGTTTGCCCGTGTGGGTTCCGTCACCGCAAGCGCGGAGTCGGGCGACGGTGCGATCCGGGTCGAGGTCGCGCCCGGAGGACTGCTCACGAACGTGCGGCTGACCCATGCCGCCTTGCGGTCGGGTACCGACGCGCTCGCGCAGCAGATTCTGGCTTTGGCCCACACGGCCACGCGTCGAGCGGGCGATCGGATGTATCGCGTGCTGTCCCCCGTCCTCGGTCCCGACGGTGACGCCACGTTGGCGTCGCTGGGCTACGAGCCGTTGCCCGAGGACGAGGAGGAGGACGACTACTCGGTGTGGGACGGAAGGGGACGGACGCGGTGA
- a CDS encoding TetR/AcrR family transcriptional regulator produces MRGVGAEHEARRRELVEAALRAVERGGVDALTFRRVAAEAGVSLGRVQHYFSNRTDLLRATYAHVQELTRQRITAELAEIGKNAPGRVVVRAILHSLVPATPSRQAHLRVAHLFDTAAMGDAAMLRQLREGHAELLDFLASQLDRACRDEAVARGFDPARAALALLALAEGLGTLVLIGHTPAPRAQDVLDEELDKVLGSEDGR; encoded by the coding sequence GTGCGAGGTGTCGGGGCGGAGCATGAGGCGAGGCGGCGTGAGTTGGTGGAGGCCGCGCTGCGTGCGGTCGAGCGGGGCGGGGTCGACGCACTGACGTTCCGACGGGTGGCCGCCGAGGCTGGGGTCTCCCTCGGGCGCGTCCAGCACTACTTCTCGAATCGAACCGATCTGCTTCGCGCCACGTACGCGCACGTCCAGGAACTCACCCGGCAGCGCATCACCGCCGAACTCGCCGAGATCGGGAAGAACGCGCCGGGCCGGGTGGTGGTCCGGGCGATCCTGCACTCCCTGGTGCCGGCGACGCCTTCCCGGCAGGCTCACCTGCGGGTGGCGCACCTGTTCGACACCGCCGCGATGGGGGACGCCGCCATGCTGCGGCAGCTTCGGGAAGGACACGCCGAGCTGCTCGACTTCCTCGCCTCCCAGTTGGACAGAGCTTGTCGGGACGAGGCGGTCGCGCGGGGTTTCGACCCCGCTCGTGCCGCGCTCGCGCTCCTCGCGCTCGCGGAAGGACTCGGCACCCTCGTGCTCATCGGCCATACGCCCGCGCCTCGGGCGCAGGACGTCCTCGACGAGGAGCTCGACAAGGTGCTGGGGAGTGAAGACGGCCGCTGA
- a CDS encoding response regulator codes for MDGDRVPLTVVIAEDSALLRDGLVNLLSRYGHTVAAAVNDADSLLAATAEHDPDIVITDVRMPPGHTDEGLRAALELRARRPELPILVLSQIVEKVYASELLGSSTSSTGYLLKDRVGDVREFVRTMEDIAAGAIVIDPEVVRTLLARHRTESPVSRLSKREKEVLALMAQGMSNPAIARSLSISQAAVAKHIGNILAKLDLPEDEQGHRRVLAVLAYLQHHEAE; via the coding sequence ATGGACGGCGACCGCGTCCCGCTGACAGTGGTCATCGCGGAGGACTCAGCGCTGCTGCGTGACGGACTGGTCAATCTCCTGAGCCGGTACGGCCATACCGTGGCCGCGGCGGTGAACGACGCCGACAGCCTGCTGGCCGCGACCGCTGAGCACGACCCCGACATCGTGATCACCGACGTGCGAATGCCACCGGGACACACCGACGAGGGGCTTCGCGCGGCACTCGAACTCCGTGCGCGACGACCGGAGCTGCCCATCCTGGTGCTGAGCCAGATCGTGGAGAAGGTCTACGCCTCCGAACTCCTCGGCAGCAGTACCTCCTCCACCGGCTACCTGCTGAAGGACCGGGTGGGTGACGTCCGCGAGTTCGTGCGGACCATGGAGGACATCGCGGCGGGCGCAATCGTGATCGACCCGGAGGTCGTGCGCACGTTGCTGGCACGACACCGCACGGAGTCCCCCGTCTCCCGGCTGAGCAAGCGCGAGAAGGAGGTGCTCGCCCTCATGGCACAGGGCATGAGCAACCCGGCCATCGCGCGCAGTCTGTCGATCAGCCAGGCGGCCGTTGCCAAGCACATCGGCAACATCCTGGCCAAGCTCGATCTCCCCGAGGACGAGCAGGGACACCGCCGAGTCCTCGCCGTGCTGGCCTACCTGCAACACCACGAGGCCGAGTGA
- a CDS encoding sensor histidine kinase, with the protein MTNVVLPERPSPLIESTVYFTVSEALSNAVKHSGADRVDITGSRVGDTLVVTVKDNGHGGADPARGTGLQGMVDRVAATGGKLLLASPAGGPTELRMEIPWTATASR; encoded by the coding sequence GTGACGAACGTCGTGCTGCCCGAACGTCCTTCTCCCCTCATCGAGTCCACTGTGTACTTCACGGTGAGTGAGGCGCTCAGCAACGCGGTCAAGCACAGCGGTGCCGACCGCGTGGACATCACCGGCTCCCGTGTCGGCGACACCCTGGTGGTCACGGTGAAGGACAACGGACACGGCGGAGCCGACCCGGCTCGCGGCACCGGGCTGCAGGGAATGGTGGACCGTGTCGCCGCGACGGGTGGCAAACTGCTGCTGGCCAGCCCGGCCGGCGGACCGACCGAACTGCGAATGGAGATTCCATGGACGGCGACCGCGTCCCGCTGA
- a CDS encoding sensor histidine kinase, with amino-acid sequence MRRSAGKRCPLPPRKLLFSRAPWTSLRYLLVGSAVGLSWLPVVLLGLFVTVLLLPVVIGVWPLMALVTLGPVFAARDRARSGLESRPRRPWTWSRPWPTLRKRETWREFGYLLLVVFLVWPVEAIVSLGLLLTVGTLISTPVLVLIFGDQLVVGGPPLRSLPFWPLLPVAGVLLLVPVSYLWVAAAAARRALVRSVSTSTRAQLGARLVELSRSRARLLDAFEVERKRIERDLHDGAQQRLVALSMTLGLAQVELEDNRDLEAASRLVADAQRDAKQALTELRELVRGIHPQVLTEGASAPHSTNSPPAVPSPW; translated from the coding sequence TTGCGGAGATCGGCTGGGAAACGCTGTCCTCTCCCCCCGCGGAAACTGTTGTTCTCCCGAGCGCCTTGGACTTCCCTCCGTTACCTCCTCGTCGGCAGCGCCGTTGGTCTCTCCTGGTTGCCGGTGGTGCTCCTCGGGCTCTTCGTGACGGTGCTCCTGCTTCCGGTGGTCATCGGAGTCTGGCCGCTCATGGCCCTCGTCACGCTCGGTCCGGTGTTCGCCGCACGCGATCGCGCCCGATCGGGATTGGAAAGTCGCCCGCGGCGACCGTGGACGTGGTCCCGACCGTGGCCGACGCTTCGGAAACGGGAAACCTGGCGCGAGTTCGGGTACCTGTTGTTGGTCGTCTTCCTGGTGTGGCCCGTGGAAGCGATCGTGTCCCTGGGGCTGCTGCTGACCGTCGGCACGCTGATCTCCACACCGGTCCTCGTGCTGATCTTCGGTGATCAGCTGGTCGTCGGCGGTCCGCCCCTGCGGTCCTTGCCTTTCTGGCCGCTGCTGCCCGTGGCCGGTGTGCTGTTGCTCGTCCCCGTCTCCTACCTCTGGGTCGCCGCCGCGGCGGCCCGCAGGGCTCTCGTGCGCTCGGTGTCCACGTCGACCCGCGCCCAACTGGGCGCCCGACTCGTCGAACTCAGTCGGTCACGCGCCCGGCTGCTCGACGCGTTCGAGGTGGAACGCAAACGCATCGAACGGGATCTCCACGACGGCGCCCAGCAACGCCTCGTGGCGCTGTCGATGACCTTGGGACTCGCCCAGGTGGAGTTGGAGGACAACCGGGATCTCGAGGCCGCGAGCAGGCTGGTGGCCGACGCGCAACGGGACGCCAAGCAAGCCCTCACCGAACTGCGCGAACTCGTCCGAGGCATTCATCCGCAGGTCCTCACCGAGGGGGCATCGGCGCCGCACTCGACGAACTCGCCGCCCGCTGTCCCCTCACCGTGGTGA
- a CDS encoding ABC transporter ATP-binding protein, with amino-acid sequence MLSLCRAYGERANPVRALTDVSFDVARGSFVVVMGPSGSGKSTLLRCASGLDRPTSGAVLFGDTDLTGLSEVELTELRRRRIGFVFQEYNLLPALTVEQNIALPRHLAGDEPRKEELDTVLSWVSLRELRHRRPSELSGGQRQRAAIARALVTEPDIVFADEPTGALDSGSSDDVLRLLRWMADERERGIVMVTHDPVAAAFGDRVLFLADGRLVDVVETPTAELAAERMARLEFREA; translated from the coding sequence GTGCTGTCGCTGTGTCGCGCCTACGGCGAACGGGCGAACCCCGTGCGGGCGCTGACCGACGTCAGTTTCGACGTGGCCCGCGGCTCCTTCGTCGTCGTGATGGGGCCGTCGGGTTCGGGCAAGTCAACCCTGCTGCGCTGTGCTTCCGGCCTCGATCGCCCCACCTCGGGGGCCGTACTATTCGGGGACACCGACCTGACCGGGTTGTCCGAGGTGGAGCTCACCGAGTTACGACGCAGGCGTATCGGATTCGTCTTCCAGGAGTACAACCTGCTGCCCGCGCTCACGGTGGAACAGAACATCGCGTTGCCTCGCCACCTCGCCGGTGACGAGCCGCGCAAGGAAGAGCTCGACACCGTGCTGTCGTGGGTGTCCCTGCGGGAACTCCGTCATCGCAGACCCTCCGAGCTGTCGGGCGGTCAGCGGCAACGCGCGGCGATCGCTCGTGCGTTGGTGACCGAACCCGACATCGTGTTCGCCGACGAGCCGACGGGTGCGTTGGACTCCGGGTCCTCCGACGACGTGCTGCGGTTGCTGCGCTGGATGGCCGACGAACGTGAACGCGGCATCGTGATGGTGACCCACGACCCGGTGGCGGCCGCGTTCGGCGACCGCGTGCTCTTCCTCGCGGACGGGAGGTTGGTCGACGTGGTGGAGACACCCACCGCCGAACTGGCCGCCGAGCGGATGGCGCGCTTGGAGTTCCGAGAGGCCTGA
- a CDS encoding FtsX-like permease family protein gives MLVLAVRTLRDRASAFVGAFVAAVLGTAMLTAAVAVMTSAASAPVTGEAREALDGVSSVIGFMAALAAFLSVFIVSSTFAFAVASRARELALLRMVGATPKQVRRLVRTESLLVGVLAAVLGCLLGLPLGLGLAGFLVLVGVAPVGFTLSFSGPTWYVAVPISFVVGVLVTWLGAGSAAKRASLANPSDALREADVDERVMTRKRWVLGSVFLVLGIAGVAVLPVLAGDVQIPIAVFLAQPFVVAAVLFSPLFIGGLSSWFVRDRSATGTVARANLRAGARRTTSTAAPITLAVGICGSLLGVSLVMAAAGETSLRQSYVSDLVVEGGGATADEIRRVPGVEEATTIGHTRVRAVVADGAWDQPVEATVVEPETMLSALRLDEFDGSPDRLHGPSVALGRNLAWSMGWELGGEYSVRMPDGSEQRVRVVGLYRDSALIQSMLLPNDFVAAETSSVHVSAIEESDRVWAAVGQRWPDASVTSTEEWLEPLVGERNGGMRSGVWLLSGFALVYTLLAIANTTAMTFRSRSREFTSLRLVGARVDQVRELVRSESIALGAAGALVGGLIALATSLAVWFALRASVPDTPFVLPIFEVLVLSGACVVMVIAASRAAMPRSEGGRVGRSRG, from the coding sequence ATGCTCGTGCTGGCAGTGCGGACCTTGCGTGATCGTGCTTCCGCGTTCGTCGGGGCGTTCGTCGCCGCGGTCCTCGGCACGGCGATGCTGACCGCGGCGGTGGCGGTCATGACGTCGGCCGCCTCGGCTCCGGTGACGGGCGAGGCCAGGGAGGCCCTCGACGGGGTTTCCTCCGTGATCGGCTTCATGGCTGCACTTGCCGCCTTCCTCTCCGTCTTCATCGTGTCGAGTACGTTCGCCTTCGCCGTGGCCTCACGAGCGCGGGAGTTGGCTCTGCTGCGCATGGTCGGCGCCACGCCGAAGCAGGTGCGGCGGCTCGTCAGGACGGAGTCCCTGCTTGTCGGAGTGCTCGCCGCCGTTCTCGGATGTCTGCTGGGCTTACCGCTCGGTCTCGGGCTGGCCGGGTTCCTGGTGCTGGTCGGGGTCGCCCCGGTCGGGTTCACGCTCAGCTTCTCGGGGCCGACGTGGTATGTCGCGGTGCCGATCTCCTTTGTCGTCGGGGTGCTCGTCACCTGGCTCGGAGCGGGCTCGGCCGCCAAGCGGGCGAGCCTTGCGAACCCGTCCGACGCGCTTCGGGAAGCCGACGTCGACGAGCGGGTGATGACCCGCAAACGGTGGGTCCTGGGGTCGGTGTTCCTGGTGCTCGGGATCGCCGGGGTCGCCGTCCTGCCCGTTCTGGCCGGTGACGTGCAGATCCCGATCGCGGTGTTTTTGGCCCAGCCGTTCGTCGTCGCGGCGGTCCTGTTCTCGCCGCTGTTCATCGGCGGGCTCAGCTCGTGGTTCGTGCGGGACCGCTCCGCGACCGGGACGGTCGCCAGGGCCAACCTGCGGGCCGGGGCCCGCCGTACCACTTCCACGGCGGCTCCGATCACGCTCGCCGTCGGGATCTGCGGCTCGTTGCTCGGGGTGTCGCTGGTGATGGCCGCCGCGGGAGAGACGAGCCTTCGGCAGAGCTACGTCAGTGATCTCGTGGTCGAAGGCGGCGGGGCGACCGCCGACGAGATCCGGCGGGTTCCCGGCGTGGAGGAGGCGACCACGATCGGGCACACCAGGGTCAGGGCCGTGGTCGCGGATGGGGCCTGGGACCAACCGGTGGAGGCCACCGTGGTGGAACCCGAGACCATGCTGTCCGCCTTGCGGTTGGACGAGTTCGACGGCTCTCCGGATCGATTGCACGGCCCGTCGGTGGCGCTCGGTCGGAACCTGGCGTGGTCCATGGGGTGGGAACTGGGCGGCGAGTACTCCGTTCGAATGCCGGACGGCTCGGAGCAACGGGTTCGGGTCGTCGGACTCTACCGGGACAGCGCGTTGATCCAGTCGATGCTGTTGCCGAACGACTTCGTCGCGGCGGAGACCTCCTCCGTGCACGTGTCGGCGATCGAGGAGAGCGACCGGGTGTGGGCCGCGGTGGGACAGCGGTGGCCCGATGCGTCGGTGACGTCCACCGAGGAGTGGCTGGAACCGCTGGTCGGAGAGCGGAACGGCGGCATGCGGTCGGGAGTCTGGCTGCTCAGCGGGTTCGCCCTGGTCTACACCCTGCTCGCCATCGCGAACACCACGGCGATGACCTTCCGCTCCCGGAGCCGGGAGTTCACGTCGTTGCGGCTCGTTGGAGCTCGGGTCGACCAAGTGCGGGAATTGGTGCGCAGTGAGTCGATCGCCCTCGGCGCGGCGGGCGCGCTGGTGGGTGGGCTGATCGCGCTCGCCACGTCGCTCGCGGTCTGGTTCGCGTTGCGCGCGAGTGTCCCGGACACCCCGTTCGTCCTGCCGATCTTCGAGGTTCTCGTCCTGTCCGGGGCGTGTGTCGTAATGGTGATCGCGGCTTCTCGTGCGGCCATGCCTCGATCCGAGGGCGGGCGAGTGGGTCGGTCGCGGGGGTAA
- a CDS encoding GNAT family N-acetyltransferase has product MDASHHPAPELRPQRSLPTLRTERLTLRPVAVSDLDAMHAYLGLEEVCRYLLHEPLSREEVEARLVECRKRSTLEQPGDFVRLAVVRDADAVVVGDVMLDITSVETATVEIGWVFSPEVAGRGYATEAARALLGYAFGTLNAHRAVARLHPDNAASARLCERLGMRHEALHRADLWVKGHWEDTSVYAVLRREWHATTAPPASAPGRR; this is encoded by the coding sequence ATGGACGCCTCGCACCACCCCGCGCCGGAGCTGCGGCCCCAGCGATCGTTGCCGACCTTGCGAACCGAACGGCTGACCTTGCGGCCCGTGGCTGTCTCCGACCTCGACGCGATGCACGCCTATCTCGGCCTGGAGGAGGTGTGCCGGTACCTGCTGCACGAGCCGCTGTCGCGGGAGGAGGTGGAGGCCAGGCTGGTCGAGTGCCGGAAGCGGTCGACGTTGGAGCAGCCGGGTGACTTCGTCCGGCTGGCGGTGGTCCGGGACGCCGACGCCGTCGTGGTAGGGGATGTCATGCTCGACATCACCTCGGTCGAGACCGCCACCGTGGAAATCGGATGGGTCTTCTCACCGGAGGTGGCCGGTCGGGGCTATGCCACCGAGGCCGCCCGTGCCCTGCTCGGGTACGCGTTCGGAACGCTGAACGCCCACCGCGCCGTCGCGCGGCTGCATCCGGACAACGCGGCGTCGGCGCGACTGTGCGAGCGGTTGGGAATGCGGCACGAGGCCTTGCACCGCGCCGACCTGTGGGTCAAGGGGCACTGGGAGGACACCAGCGTCTACGCGGTCCTGCGTCGGGAGTGGCACGCGACGACCGCGCCGCCGGCCTCCGCTCCCGGTCGACGCTGA
- the hypF gene encoding carbamoyltransferase HypF yields MNPIRRVGVRVEGVVQGVGFRPFVHGLAERLGVSGHVSNDAAGVVIEAEGPREAVAGFLKALRTDAPPLAAVEGVSVVDLSPRDEPGFRILDSDASGPRRTLISADSATCEACLAELFDPRDRRYRYPFVNCTDCGPRYTIVRDVPYDRPNTTMAGFPMCEACAREYHDPTDRRFHAQPVCCPDCGPRLRIVDGRGRPLGQDPIARAAELLRAGMIVAVKGLGGYHLAVDAGHSRAAAVLRARKRREDKPFAVMVPTLDEVRRLCHVDETAERVLTGRRRPIVLLDRRDDGAVSDAVAPGERRLGVMLPYTPLHHLLTREFGTPLVLTSGNVSDEPITFADDDALSRLSGIADAFLVHDRPIQVRADDSVVSVWRDKVVPVRRSRGYAPEPVTCAHEFPRPVLACGAELKNTVCLASGRRAVLSQHIGDLKNPETLRTFTETIEHLSRLFGIEPAVVAHDLHPDYASTRYAEDTDLELVGVQHHHAHVAACLAEGGTDGPAIGVAFDGTGYGLDGTVWGGEFLLATCAGFDRVGHLATVPMPGGEAAVRQPWRMAAAYLRSVADADELAVARRQGSDWERVRRLLDSKVATPVTSSAGRLFDAVAAILGVRDVVTYEGQAAIELEQRAERHHTDGYPADVVDDGSALVVDGPGLVHAVVDDLRRGTDAGLVASRFHTGLARAIERTCSEIADRTGVRLVALSGGVFANRLLLDRTVDVLEAAGFTVLTHSRVPCNDGGISFGQAVVAGARDRARS; encoded by the coding sequence GTGAACCCGATCAGGCGTGTCGGGGTTCGCGTCGAGGGCGTGGTGCAGGGCGTGGGGTTCCGGCCGTTCGTCCACGGACTGGCCGAACGACTCGGGGTGAGTGGACACGTCTCCAACGACGCCGCCGGGGTCGTGATCGAGGCCGAGGGCCCCCGCGAGGCGGTGGCCGGATTCCTCAAGGCACTTCGGACGGACGCCCCGCCGTTGGCGGCCGTGGAAGGCGTTTCCGTCGTCGACCTGTCCCCGCGCGACGAGCCGGGTTTCCGCATCCTCGACAGCGACGCCTCGGGGCCACGCCGGACACTGATCTCCGCCGACTCCGCCACGTGCGAGGCCTGCCTGGCCGAGTTGTTCGATCCTCGCGACCGGCGCTACCGCTACCCGTTCGTCAACTGCACCGACTGCGGACCGCGGTACACCATCGTGCGTGACGTCCCCTACGACCGCCCCAACACGACGATGGCCGGTTTCCCGATGTGCGAGGCCTGCGCTCGGGAGTACCACGATCCCACCGACCGGCGGTTCCACGCGCAACCGGTGTGCTGCCCCGACTGCGGGCCACGGTTGCGGATCGTCGACGGCCGGGGAAGACCGCTGGGACAGGACCCGATAGCGCGGGCCGCCGAGTTGCTGCGGGCCGGGATGATCGTGGCGGTCAAGGGACTCGGCGGCTACCACCTCGCCGTCGACGCCGGGCATTCCCGCGCCGCGGCGGTGCTGCGAGCCCGCAAGCGGCGTGAGGACAAACCCTTCGCCGTCATGGTGCCGACCCTCGACGAGGTCCGCCGACTGTGTCATGTGGACGAGACCGCGGAACGGGTGCTGACCGGCCGGCGTCGTCCGATCGTGCTGCTCGACCGCCGCGACGACGGGGCCGTGTCCGACGCGGTGGCGCCCGGTGAGCGCAGGCTCGGCGTCATGCTGCCCTACACCCCGCTGCACCACCTCCTGACGCGGGAGTTCGGCACGCCGCTCGTACTCACCAGCGGGAACGTCTCCGACGAACCCATCACGTTCGCCGACGACGACGCGCTGAGCCGGCTGTCGGGCATCGCGGACGCCTTCCTCGTCCACGACCGTCCCATCCAGGTACGCGCCGACGACTCCGTGGTGAGCGTCTGGCGCGACAAGGTCGTTCCCGTGCGGCGTTCCCGTGGGTACGCGCCGGAGCCCGTCACGTGCGCCCACGAGTTCCCGCGCCCGGTGTTGGCCTGCGGGGCGGAGTTGAAGAACACGGTGTGTCTCGCCTCGGGACGCCGGGCGGTGCTCTCGCAGCACATCGGGGACCTGAAGAACCCCGAGACCCTGCGGACGTTCACGGAGACGATCGAGCACCTGTCCCGGCTGTTCGGCATCGAACCCGCCGTGGTGGCGCACGACCTGCACCCCGACTACGCCTCCACGCGGTACGCGGAGGACACCGACCTGGAGCTGGTCGGGGTGCAGCACCATCACGCTCACGTGGCGGCGTGCCTCGCCGAGGGCGGCACGGACGGTCCGGCGATCGGGGTGGCGTTCGACGGCACCGGTTACGGGCTCGACGGCACCGTGTGGGGCGGTGAGTTCCTCCTCGCCACCTGCGCGGGGTTCGACCGGGTCGGGCACCTCGCGACCGTGCCGATGCCCGGTGGTGAGGCGGCGGTCCGGCAGCCGTGGCGGATGGCCGCGGCGTACCTGCGCTCCGTCGCCGACGCGGACGAGCTCGCCGTGGCGCGCCGTCAGGGGTCGGACTGGGAGCGGGTGCGACGTCTGCTCGACTCGAAGGTCGCCACGCCGGTCACGTCCAGCGCGGGACGGCTGTTCGACGCCGTCGCGGCGATCCTCGGCGTGCGCGACGTCGTCACCTACGAGGGGCAGGCGGCGATCGAGCTGGAACAGCGAGCCGAAAGACATCACACCGACGGCTATCCCGCAGACGTCGTCGACGACGGCTCCGCGCTCGTCGTCGACGGGCCCGGACTCGTGCACGCCGTCGTGGACGACCTGCGTCGCGGCACCGACGCCGGGCTCGTGGCGAGCCGCTTCCACACCGGTCTGGCTCGCGCGATCGAACGCACGTGCTCCGAGATCGCCGACCGCACCGGGGTGCGCCTCGTCGCGCTCTCCGGCGGGGTGTTCGCCAACCGGCTGCTGCTCGATCGCACCGTCGACGTCCTGGAGGCGGCGGGGTTCACCGTGCTCACCCACTCCCGCGTTCCCTGCAACGACGGGGGGATCAGCTTCGGCCAGGCCGTGGTGGCGGGGGCGCGGGACCGGGCGAGGAGCTAG